One Robbsia sp. KACC 23696 DNA segment encodes these proteins:
- a CDS encoding NAD(P)H-dependent oxidoreductase has protein sequence MTTLNERLAWRYATKKFDATKKVPAETLERIVEAVRLAPTSSGLQPFELLIVTNPDIRAKIRTVAWDQAQVTDCSHLLVFAAWDDITADRVNMMFDLTNDVRGFKNEGWENYRQMLLGIVADRGTEANYQAAARQAYIGLGAALISAAFEEVDATPMEGFDPAAVDEILGLNAKHLRSVVMLPLGYRATEGDWLVNLKKVRRSRENFVTEVK, from the coding sequence ATGACCACCCTGAATGAACGACTGGCATGGCGCTACGCAACGAAGAAGTTCGATGCGACGAAGAAAGTGCCGGCTGAAACGCTCGAACGTATCGTCGAGGCGGTGCGCCTGGCGCCGACGTCGAGCGGCCTGCAGCCTTTCGAATTGTTGATCGTCACGAACCCCGACATCCGTGCCAAGATTCGCACCGTTGCATGGGATCAAGCACAGGTCACCGATTGCTCGCACCTGTTGGTATTCGCCGCATGGGACGACATCACGGCGGATCGCGTCAATATGATGTTCGATCTGACGAACGACGTGCGTGGCTTCAAGAACGAAGGCTGGGAAAACTATCGGCAGATGTTGCTCGGCATCGTTGCCGACCGCGGCACCGAAGCCAATTATCAAGCGGCGGCACGTCAAGCCTATATCGGCCTTGGCGCGGCGTTGATTTCCGCGGCCTTCGAGGAAGTGGACGCGACGCCGATGGAAGGCTTCGATCCGGCGGCGGTGGATGAAATCCTCGGCTTGAACGCGAAGCATCTGCGCAGCGTGGTCATGTTGCCGCTGGGCTATCGCGCGACGGAAGGCGACTGGTTGGTAAATTTGAAGAAAGTCCGCCGCAGCCGCGAGAACTTCGTCACCGAAGTGAAATAA
- a CDS encoding SDR family oxidoreductase, whose translation MEHRNRIALVTGANKGIGLEIARQLAEAGVTVFIGARDVARGNAAVEDLAAQGLKSRAIALDLDDESSLAAAADTLSQAHGHLDILVNNAGIVDWDDGVPSRASLTAVRRVMEVNFFGTLAVTQAMLPLLLKSTAARIVNLSSALGSLTMNGDPSSPYYAAQLIGYNASKAAMNMLTVQLGEELRGTPHVVNSVSPGYVKTDLTGGKGFLTPEQAAIVPVRYALLGTDAVSGKFVDADGEAAW comes from the coding sequence ATGGAACACCGCAATCGCATCGCCTTGGTCACGGGCGCAAACAAAGGAATCGGTCTGGAAATCGCGCGGCAACTGGCCGAGGCCGGTGTCACCGTTTTTATCGGCGCCAGGGATGTCGCACGTGGCAATGCCGCTGTCGAAGATCTTGCTGCGCAAGGCTTGAAATCGCGTGCGATAGCGCTCGATCTGGATGACGAATCGAGTCTTGCGGCGGCTGCCGACACGCTGTCGCAAGCGCATGGTCATCTCGATATTCTGGTCAATAATGCCGGTATCGTCGATTGGGATGATGGCGTGCCGAGTCGCGCTTCATTGACGGCCGTACGCCGGGTGATGGAGGTGAACTTCTTTGGTACGTTAGCCGTGACGCAGGCGATGCTGCCGTTACTGTTGAAATCCACTGCGGCGCGCATCGTCAACCTGTCCAGCGCCTTGGGATCGTTGACGATGAACGGCGATCCGTCGTCGCCGTATTACGCTGCGCAATTGATCGGTTATAACGCATCGAAAGCGGCGATGAATATGCTAACTGTGCAACTCGGCGAAGAGCTTCGCGGGACGCCCCATGTGGTGAATTCGGTCAGCCCGGGATATGTGAAAACAGATCTCACTGGCGGAAAGGGGTTTCTGACGCCGGAGCAAGCGGCGATCGTACCGGTCCGTTACGCACTGCTCGGAACGGATGCCGTGTCGGGGAAGTTCGTGGACGCCGATGGCGAGGCCGCATGGTAA
- a CDS encoding cupin domain-containing protein — protein sequence MVDLSRRKIMLEAAGAAAAVGVAASAQAASFGNPDRPAEGAINAKTASATSNPGPQSSAMADQFPNFQNPPATDVNGMPLFWASFNNAHKRQQSGGWAREVTQDDFAISETISGVNMRLSAGGIREMHWHQQAEWAYMATGRCRITVLDTEGRPSVQDVKAGDLWYFPPGLPHSLQGLGPDGAEFVLAFDNGKASEFNTLLLTDWIAHTPPDVLAANFGVPADAFKNIPVDNLWIFQGDEPPPLAAAQAAAASSAGTPPFPFVFSMGDMVPLIKTRGGQVQIADSRNFKMSSNIAAALVTVKPGGMRELHWHPNADEWQYYISGKARMTVFDTGPKAVTADFNPGDVGYVKKSLGHYVQNTGNTELKFLEIFRSDHYAEISLSEWLAHTPPELVIQHLNITKQTWDQFPKRRLDVLPG from the coding sequence ATGGTTGATTTATCCCGTAGAAAAATCATGCTGGAAGCGGCGGGCGCTGCCGCTGCAGTGGGCGTGGCGGCCAGTGCGCAAGCGGCATCGTTCGGTAATCCGGATCGGCCGGCGGAGGGCGCGATCAATGCGAAGACCGCATCGGCGACCAGCAATCCCGGACCGCAGAGCAGCGCGATGGCCGATCAGTTTCCCAACTTTCAAAATCCGCCGGCAACCGATGTCAATGGCATGCCTTTGTTCTGGGCATCCTTTAATAATGCGCACAAGCGGCAACAGAGTGGCGGCTGGGCACGCGAAGTCACGCAGGATGACTTTGCAATCTCGGAAACCATTTCCGGCGTCAATATGCGGCTATCGGCAGGCGGTATTCGAGAAATGCACTGGCACCAGCAAGCCGAGTGGGCCTATATGGCCACCGGCCGCTGCCGCATCACGGTGCTCGATACCGAGGGCCGCCCCTCGGTGCAGGATGTCAAAGCGGGCGATCTCTGGTACTTCCCGCCCGGACTGCCGCACTCCTTGCAAGGGCTCGGACCGGACGGTGCGGAATTCGTCCTGGCGTTCGATAACGGCAAGGCATCCGAATTCAACACCTTGCTGTTGACGGATTGGATCGCACACACGCCACCCGACGTCCTGGCAGCTAACTTCGGCGTCCCGGCCGATGCGTTCAAGAATATTCCCGTCGATAATCTGTGGATCTTCCAAGGCGACGAACCACCGCCTCTGGCGGCGGCACAGGCGGCCGCCGCATCGTCGGCGGGAACGCCGCCCTTCCCCTTCGTGTTCTCGATGGGCGACATGGTGCCTCTGATCAAGACGCGCGGCGGTCAAGTGCAGATTGCCGACAGCAGGAATTTCAAGATGTCGTCCAACATCGCCGCCGCGCTGGTGACGGTAAAGCCGGGCGGCATGCGCGAATTGCACTGGCATCCGAATGCCGACGAATGGCAATACTACATCTCAGGCAAGGCGCGGATGACCGTTTTCGATACCGGCCCGAAAGCGGTAACGGCCGATTTCAATCCCGGTGACGTGGGCTATGTGAAAAAGAGTCTGGGCCACTACGTTCAGAACACCGGCAATACCGAACTGAAGTTCCTGGAGATCTTCCGTTCCGATCATTATGCGGAAATCTCCCTGTCCGAATGGCTGGCCCATACCCCGCCGGAATTGGTGATCCAGCATCTCAATATCACCAAGCAAACCTGGGATCAATTCCCGAAGCGACGCCTGGACGTGTTGCCTGGCTAG
- a CDS encoding response regulator: MNAALVSIVDDDASIREAVTDLLRSMGCNVRCFPSAKAFLESDSRMHTSLIISDIAMPAMDGFEMCEKLRLLGPPPPTVFMTALALDTIENQIQRSGAIALLGKPVDATRLSQIIDAHLSK; encoded by the coding sequence ATGAACGCGGCACTGGTCAGCATCGTCGACGACGACGCGTCGATACGCGAAGCCGTGACCGATCTCCTACGATCCATGGGTTGCAACGTGCGGTGTTTCCCTTCCGCGAAAGCGTTTCTCGAATCGGACTCGCGTATGCATACGTCGCTGATCATCTCGGACATTGCGATGCCTGCCATGGATGGATTCGAGATGTGCGAGAAACTGCGCCTGCTTGGCCCGCCGCCGCCCACCGTTTTCATGACGGCACTGGCGCTCGATACGATCGAAAACCAGATACAGCGCAGCGGTGCCATCGCATTGCTGGGAAAGCCGGTGGATGCCACGCGGCTTTCGCAAATCATCGATGCGCATTTATCAAAATAG
- a CDS encoding AraC family transcriptional regulator: protein MQASDRHSPTFAALASAPSSWHASAPPAWPPSQRATFDDTAATATLANAVEALAEAFEQEIRHRQLTSLCGDKVTGLVAALVNAAERCGVLAHAEAEGMVQALIGRLRTPMRIAADKHENGLAGPTSHTRKHDTKPLIAWRLKRTVEYIETHLEAPLLLQDLASTAGLSPMYFAAQFRAATGLRPHEYVLRRRIAAAQTLLSDKRNRPLDVAMLTGFQSQAHFTMVFKRLTGTTPARWKATAIVDAMPA from the coding sequence ATGCAGGCCAGCGACAGGCACTCCCCTACTTTCGCAGCACTCGCGTCCGCGCCGTCGTCCTGGCATGCATCCGCACCGCCGGCGTGGCCACCTTCGCAACGCGCTACATTCGACGACACCGCCGCCACGGCAACGTTGGCAAATGCGGTCGAAGCCTTGGCCGAGGCTTTCGAACAGGAAATCAGGCATCGGCAGCTCACCTCACTCTGCGGCGACAAGGTGACGGGCCTGGTCGCCGCCCTCGTGAATGCGGCCGAACGATGCGGCGTGCTAGCGCATGCCGAAGCGGAGGGCATGGTGCAGGCGCTAATCGGGCGTTTGCGCACACCTATGCGCATCGCAGCGGACAAGCATGAAAACGGCCTGGCAGGACCTACGTCGCATACGCGAAAGCACGATACCAAGCCGTTGATCGCCTGGCGCCTGAAGCGGACGGTCGAGTATATCGAGACACATTTGGAGGCACCGCTGTTGCTGCAGGATCTGGCATCGACAGCAGGACTGTCACCGATGTATTTCGCGGCCCAGTTTCGCGCGGCGACCGGTCTCCGGCCTCACGAATATGTGCTCCGTCGTCGTATCGCCGCCGCCCAGACATTGCTGTCCGACAAACGTAATCGCCCCCTCGATGTCGCCATGCTGACGGGGTTTCAATCTCAGGCGCATTTCACGATGGTATTCAAACGGCTCACCGGAACCACGCCGGCGCGGTGGAAGGCCACGGCGATCGTCGATGCGATGCCCGCATGA
- a CDS encoding Nramp family divalent metal transporter, producing the protein MSSLPGALPQKARSISAFLSASASCTGPAVIASVGYLDPGNFATNLQAGASYGYRLLWVVVVANVIAMLFQAMSAKIGIVTNRNLPELCRQHFARSTVIGMWLASELAAMATDLAEFLGGALAFSLLLHLSLMTGMVLTGLMTYAILMLQKRGFRTIELVIGMLVTVIGISLLAEFWVLPQDWHGILQGTLTPYIGDSGAVTIAVGIIGATIMPHTLYLHSGLMQNRAPIGSIRDKQSLIRFSNREVVLALGFAGLVNMAMLASASAGFHLQAPQTADIGQAYTLLRNVLGGSAAGLFLIALLSSGVSSSVVGTMAGQIIMQGFVNFTIPVLLRRVITAAPAFVIVALGCDVSRLMILSQVVLSLVLPLPMIALLVLSRRPAVMGAFVSGRMSRIAAYGATVLILILNVYLLIQAVR; encoded by the coding sequence ATGTCCTCTCTTCCCGGCGCGTTACCGCAAAAGGCACGTAGTATTTCTGCTTTCCTGTCGGCGTCCGCTTCCTGTACCGGCCCGGCGGTCATCGCATCGGTGGGCTATCTCGATCCGGGCAATTTCGCGACCAACCTGCAAGCGGGGGCGAGCTATGGCTATCGGCTTCTCTGGGTCGTGGTCGTGGCGAATGTGATCGCGATGTTGTTCCAGGCGATGTCGGCAAAGATCGGCATCGTGACCAATCGCAATCTGCCGGAGCTCTGCCGCCAACATTTCGCGCGCTCCACGGTAATAGGGATGTGGCTGGCGTCCGAGCTCGCGGCAATGGCGACAGACCTCGCGGAGTTTCTCGGCGGCGCGTTGGCATTTTCGCTATTGCTGCATCTGTCGTTGATGACCGGCATGGTGCTCACGGGTCTGATGACCTATGCCATTTTGATGCTACAAAAAAGGGGTTTTCGTACGATCGAGCTGGTTATCGGCATGCTGGTTACCGTCATCGGTATCAGCCTGCTGGCGGAGTTCTGGGTTCTGCCGCAAGATTGGCACGGGATTCTGCAAGGAACGTTGACGCCCTATATCGGCGACAGCGGGGCCGTGACGATCGCGGTGGGCATCATCGGCGCGACGATCATGCCGCACACCTTGTATCTGCATTCGGGCTTGATGCAGAACCGCGCACCGATTGGCAGCATCCGCGACAAGCAAAGCTTGATCCGTTTCTCGAATCGCGAAGTCGTGCTCGCGCTAGGCTTCGCGGGCCTGGTGAACATGGCGATGCTGGCGAGCGCCAGCGCCGGCTTTCATCTGCAAGCACCGCAGACGGCCGACATCGGTCAAGCCTATACGCTATTGCGCAATGTCCTGGGGGGCTCTGCTGCGGGGCTGTTCCTGATCGCCTTGCTATCGTCCGGTGTCTCCAGCTCCGTCGTCGGGACGATGGCCGGCCAGATCATCATGCAGGGCTTTGTCAACTTCACGATCCCCGTGTTACTCCGCCGGGTCATCACTGCAGCGCCCGCCTTCGTCATCGTCGCGCTCGGCTGCGATGTCTCGCGCTTGATGATCCTAAGTCAGGTGGTGTTGAGTCTGGTTCTGCCTTTGCCGATGATTGCGTTGCTTGTGCTGTCCCGTCGACCGGCGGTAATGGGCGCGTTCGTCTCCGGAAGGATGTCTCGGATCGCCGCGTATGGCGCGACCGTATTGATCCTGATACTGAACGTCTATTTGCTGATTCAGGCGGTGCGCTAA
- a CDS encoding response regulator, which produces MTSLASFAPSSVMSRNMTAAGGVDKAHGRTGDSRHAGQEHAASPGIVYVVDDDASMRDALSSLLRSAGFEAETFASPEAFLRLRRDDIPGCLVLDVRLHGASGFSLQETLAKEGLSVPIIFITAHGDVEMSVRAMKAGAMDFLVKPFRDQDMLDAVARTLAFDRVRLTRHLALRQARARYEQLTPRENDVVQHVLLGKLNKQIAAALHLSEITVKIHRGRAMRKMEVGSVAELVRVVDALRALEAPGTDEAARPM; this is translated from the coding sequence ATGACGTCGTTGGCATCTTTTGCACCTTCGTCCGTGATGTCGCGGAACATGACCGCGGCAGGCGGCGTCGATAAAGCGCATGGCCGCACGGGCGATAGTCGGCACGCCGGACAGGAGCACGCCGCCAGTCCCGGCATTGTCTACGTGGTCGACGACGATGCGTCGATGCGCGATGCCCTGTCGTCGTTGCTGCGCTCTGCCGGATTCGAGGCGGAAACGTTTGCGTCGCCCGAGGCGTTTCTGCGTTTGCGGCGCGACGACATTCCCGGTTGCCTGGTACTGGATGTACGGCTGCATGGCGCCAGCGGCTTCTCCTTGCAGGAGACCCTCGCCAAGGAGGGCTTGTCCGTGCCGATCATTTTCATTACGGCGCACGGCGATGTCGAGATGTCCGTGCGTGCGATGAAGGCGGGGGCGATGGATTTTCTCGTCAAGCCGTTTCGCGATCAGGACATGCTCGACGCCGTTGCGCGCACGCTTGCATTCGATCGCGTGCGGCTGACCCGACATCTCGCATTACGGCAGGCGCGTGCACGTTACGAACAGCTGACGCCGCGCGAGAACGACGTGGTGCAGCACGTGTTGCTCGGCAAGTTGAACAAACAGATCGCCGCTGCGTTGCACCTCAGTGAAATCACCGTGAAGATCCATCGTGGCCGCGCCATGCGCAAGATGGAAGTGGGTTCGGTGGCAGAGCTGGTACGCGTCGTCGATGCGTTGCGTGCGTTGGAGGCGCCAGGAACGGACGAAGCTGCCCGCCCCATGTAA
- a CDS encoding ATP-binding protein, producing the protein MRFSFFAEQQWPPPPASSRVLIGAAAVIAVIIFCIDALTTLDIAISVLYVIVISLVALTGNRLLTLYAGLLCIVLTIVGYVVPHSAFYDPEATARSIVGLTAIGTSLFLSLQGLSGTEMLIEKMRLLELSHDAIIVHGLDGRISSWNRGAQALYGISESDAKGKSMHALLTTTGTTRLDTLHMALLETGQWEGQLIQYRADGRRVIVTSRCVLFRDGYGRPLSIIATNNDITARVDAEQRLARSEAFHAEAQYLSHTGSVAIQFPYRKIACSVEASRILGAPDRDVLTMEMLYSVIHPADRRRLISDYLALHEGASMVDTECRLCMADGTEKHIRIVAHRLTGNPDSLLDTGDDRVGAYVSEYVGALMDVTESRRTQEALHRSLQDLNHVARLSTLGELAASIAHEVSQPIAAVVTHGDAALRWLRRATPDHAETGQAIENMIRDAKRASDVVQRVRAMAQKRDRDVQTLDMNALIRESLALLQQDVNAQAVRLSVDLLGDLPPVVADRIHIQQVVVNLLLNAIQALKGVAPHGRYLRVTTRTDAARRVVISIDDRGSGLTAESANHLFTPFFSTKSDGLGIGLVIARSIIESYGGDIGITAREGGGASAVFSLPSHDARH; encoded by the coding sequence ATGCGCTTCTCCTTCTTTGCCGAGCAGCAATGGCCGCCGCCGCCCGCTTCGTCGCGGGTATTAATTGGCGCGGCGGCCGTCATCGCGGTCATCATCTTTTGCATCGATGCACTGACCACGTTGGATATCGCCATATCTGTGCTCTATGTCATCGTCATTTCTCTGGTTGCGTTGACAGGCAACCGACTCTTGACGTTGTACGCGGGGCTGCTCTGCATCGTATTGACGATCGTCGGCTATGTCGTCCCGCACAGCGCTTTCTACGATCCGGAAGCAACGGCCCGCAGTATTGTCGGCTTGACCGCCATCGGCACCTCGCTGTTTTTATCGCTGCAAGGTTTGTCCGGTACCGAAATGCTGATCGAAAAGATGCGTCTGCTGGAACTCAGTCATGACGCGATCATCGTGCATGGTCTAGACGGTCGAATCTCGTCATGGAATCGCGGCGCGCAAGCGCTCTATGGCATCAGCGAATCCGATGCGAAGGGTAAATCGATGCATGCCCTACTGACCACCACGGGCACGACGCGGCTGGACACGCTTCATATGGCCTTGCTGGAGACCGGGCAGTGGGAAGGCCAGTTGATCCAATACCGCGCGGACGGGCGACGCGTCATCGTGACGAGTCGCTGCGTTCTATTTCGGGATGGATACGGACGCCCCCTGTCGATCATTGCCACCAACAACGACATCACCGCACGCGTCGATGCCGAACAACGCTTGGCACGCAGCGAGGCATTCCACGCCGAAGCGCAATACCTCAGTCATACCGGCAGCGTCGCTATTCAATTCCCCTATCGCAAGATAGCCTGCTCGGTGGAAGCAAGCCGCATCCTCGGCGCGCCCGATCGCGATGTCTTGACGATGGAAATGCTGTATTCGGTGATTCATCCGGCAGATCGACGTCGCCTGATTTCCGACTATCTCGCGCTGCACGAAGGCGCATCGATGGTCGACACCGAATGCCGTTTGTGCATGGCCGACGGCACGGAGAAACATATTCGTATCGTCGCGCATCGGCTCACCGGCAACCCCGACAGTCTCCTCGACACGGGCGACGATCGCGTCGGCGCGTATGTGAGCGAATATGTCGGCGCCTTGATGGACGTGACCGAATCGCGACGCACGCAGGAAGCACTTCACCGGTCGCTGCAAGATTTGAATCATGTCGCGCGTTTGTCGACCTTGGGAGAACTTGCCGCCTCGATCGCGCACGAGGTGAGTCAACCGATTGCCGCCGTCGTGACGCACGGCGATGCCGCCTTGCGTTGGCTGCGGCGGGCGACCCCCGATCACGCGGAGACAGGACAGGCCATCGAAAACATGATCCGGGATGCGAAGCGCGCTTCCGACGTGGTGCAACGGGTCAGAGCGATGGCGCAAAAACGCGATAGGGATGTGCAAACGCTCGATATGAATGCGCTGATCCGAGAATCGCTCGCACTGCTGCAGCAAGACGTCAATGCGCAAGCGGTGCGGCTATCGGTCGACCTGCTCGGCGACTTGCCGCCCGTGGTCGCCGACCGAATTCACATTCAGCAAGTCGTCGTGAACTTGTTGTTGAATGCGATACAGGCATTGAAAGGCGTCGCACCGCACGGTCGTTATTTACGCGTGACGACGCGCACCGACGCAGCAAGACGCGTCGTGATATCGATCGACGACCGAGGTAGCGGCCTGACGGCGGAGAGTGCGAACCACCTCTTTACACCGTTCTTCTCGACGAAATCCGATGGGCTCGGCATTGGCCTCGTCATCGCACGCTCGATCATCGAATCCTATGGCGGCGACATCGGCATTACCGCGCGTGAAGGCGGGGGCGCCTCCGCGGTTTTTTCCTTGCCGAGCCACGACGCGCGGCACTGA
- a CDS encoding pyridoxamine 5'-phosphate oxidase family protein, translating to MPDISLPFSGDTPLASPSPFHAGETAVQQRANVQALAETIGRRAIRDAMPEQHRLFFEAQPLMIFGGMDADAQPWATVRIGAPGFVRAPDMHTLSIRGGALPDDPLRDAWKVGAPIGGLGIQPHTRRRNRVNGVITSVDGDTVTLQVLQSFGNCPRYIQARAPESIDADSRATSVLTRRKTLSSEDRALISRSDTFFIASANTSADAGMAGGVDVSHRGGLPGFVHIDDDSTLTAPDYAGNKFFNTLGNLAQNPRAGLLFIDFTSGDLLYLATRADILWDAPEQDRFPLAERLVRFTLLDVRRSNGALPFRWTAATYARELAPPVAAL from the coding sequence ATGCCCGACATCTCGCTGCCCTTCTCCGGCGACACGCCATTGGCGTCACCATCGCCCTTTCATGCCGGCGAAACTGCCGTGCAACAGCGCGCGAACGTCCAAGCGCTCGCCGAAACAATCGGCCGGCGTGCAATACGAGACGCGATGCCCGAGCAACACCGGCTCTTTTTCGAGGCGCAGCCGTTGATGATCTTCGGCGGAATGGATGCCGATGCCCAACCGTGGGCAACCGTGCGTATCGGTGCGCCGGGCTTCGTTCGCGCACCGGACATGCACACGCTAAGCATTCGCGGCGGCGCGCTGCCTGACGATCCCCTGCGCGACGCGTGGAAGGTGGGCGCCCCGATTGGCGGCTTGGGTATTCAACCGCACACCCGTCGACGCAATCGTGTGAACGGCGTGATCACGTCAGTCGATGGCGATACCGTGACACTGCAAGTGCTACAAAGCTTTGGTAACTGTCCCCGCTATATTCAGGCGCGTGCACCGGAATCGATCGATGCGGATAGCCGGGCAACATCGGTGCTTACGCGGCGCAAAACGCTGAGCAGCGAGGATCGCGCCTTGATCTCGCGGTCCGACACGTTTTTCATCGCAAGCGCGAACACCTCGGCGGACGCCGGCATGGCCGGCGGCGTGGATGTATCGCATCGGGGGGGACTGCCGGGCTTCGTGCATATCGACGACGACAGCACCCTGACCGCGCCGGACTACGCCGGCAATAAATTCTTCAACACGCTCGGCAACCTGGCACAGAATCCGCGCGCGGGACTGTTGTTCATCGACTTCACCTCAGGCGATCTGCTTTATCTCGCAACCCGCGCCGACATACTCTGGGATGCACCGGAACAGGATCGTTTTCCGCTGGCCGAGCGGCTGGTGCGTTTTACACTCCTCGACGTTCGACGCAGCAATGGCGCGCTTCCGTTCAGGTGGACCGCTGCGACCTATGCGCGAGAATTGGCGCCTCCGGTTGCGGCGCTTTGA
- a CDS encoding glutathione S-transferase, with protein MSKPLPVHPIKLHTTLLSGHGHRVKLFLSLLGLPFEVIPLSMQDGDNRRPDYLRLNPFGQVPTIEDGTFVLFDSNAILVYLAKRYGDASWLPEDPVGAAAVQRWLSLAAGQIAYGPCAARLVTVFKAPLNLENAQNIANTLFPILEAELQDKPFAAGQQVTIADIAAHTYIAHAPEGGVSLEPFPTIRAWLKRIEALPGFIAMPTTKAGLLAE; from the coding sequence ATGTCAAAGCCATTGCCGGTACATCCCATCAAGCTGCACACCACCCTGCTCTCCGGTCATGGACATCGGGTAAAGCTCTTTCTGAGCCTGCTTGGCTTGCCATTCGAAGTCATCCCACTGTCCATGCAGGATGGCGACAACCGTCGTCCCGACTATCTGCGCCTCAATCCTTTCGGGCAGGTGCCGACGATCGAAGACGGCACGTTCGTGCTGTTCGATTCGAACGCAATTCTGGTCTATCTGGCGAAGCGCTATGGCGACGCGTCCTGGCTCCCGGAGGATCCGGTCGGTGCCGCGGCCGTGCAGCGTTGGTTATCGCTCGCAGCCGGACAGATTGCCTATGGGCCCTGCGCCGCGCGCCTGGTCACCGTATTCAAGGCGCCATTGAATCTTGAAAATGCGCAGAACATTGCCAATACGCTGTTTCCGATACTGGAAGCCGAATTGCAGGATAAGCCTTTTGCAGCCGGCCAGCAGGTGACGATCGCCGACATCGCCGCGCACACGTATATCGCGCATGCCCCGGAAGGCGGCGTGTCGCTCGAGCCCTTCCCGACCATCCGCGCCTGGCTGAAACGCATCGAGGCGTTGCCCGGCTTTATCGCCATGCCGACCACCAAGGCAGGATTGCTTGCGGAATAG
- a CDS encoding LysR family transcriptional regulator, whose amino-acid sequence MADVRDVNLNRLAVFVAVVDAGSLTGAAKRLGLTKTMVSAHLQRLEQEVGASLVTRTTRQLSVTETGRTFHAASVRILQATEEALTAVAGDKAPVGGTLRVSAPGDYGARVVAPALVALREAHPALQVELICNDMTVDLIAEGIDVAVRLGALHDSNYRAAKLGTLSKFLVATPAWLARVGKPRTLDALVALPMVALSVLPNPMSLHLRHRDGSVRNLRCADAMRVSTADATRAATLAGGGFALLTDFSTAEDLASGRLVRLFPDWSSVPAGIHAVYPPTTHPSPKVRAFIDALRTQIGAA is encoded by the coding sequence ATGGCCGATGTGCGCGATGTGAATCTGAACCGTCTGGCGGTGTTCGTTGCCGTCGTGGACGCGGGCTCCTTGACGGGCGCGGCGAAACGGCTCGGACTGACGAAAACGATGGTCAGTGCCCATCTGCAACGCCTGGAGCAGGAAGTGGGGGCGAGCCTGGTCACGCGGACAACGCGACAGCTCAGCGTGACCGAGACGGGGCGGACATTCCATGCGGCAAGCGTCAGAATTCTGCAGGCCACCGAGGAGGCCTTGACGGCCGTCGCCGGCGACAAGGCGCCGGTTGGCGGAACGCTCCGTGTCAGTGCGCCGGGCGACTACGGTGCACGCGTCGTTGCGCCCGCCTTGGTTGCGTTGCGCGAGGCGCATCCGGCTTTGCAGGTCGAGCTGATCTGCAACGACATGACCGTCGACCTCATCGCGGAAGGCATCGATGTCGCGGTGCGCTTGGGAGCGCTGCACGATTCGAATTACCGCGCGGCAAAGTTGGGCACGCTGTCGAAATTTTTGGTCGCCACGCCCGCCTGGCTGGCACGCGTGGGAAAGCCGCGCACGCTCGACGCGTTGGTGGCCCTGCCGATGGTGGCTTTATCGGTGTTGCCAAATCCGATGTCATTGCATCTGCGGCATCGGGATGGCAGCGTGCGGAATCTGAGATGTGCCGATGCGATGCGCGTCAGTACCGCGGACGCCACCCGTGCCGCGACACTGGCCGGGGGCGGCTTCGCGCTGTTGACGGATTTTTCCACGGCCGAGGATCTGGCGAGCGGCCGACTGGTCAGGTTGTTTCCGGACTGGTCGAGCGTGCCGGCCGGTATTCATGCAGTGTATCCACCCACCACGCATCCCAGCCCTAAAGTCCGTGCCTTTATCGACGCTTTGCGAACACAGATCGGCGCGGCATAA